In Labrus mixtus chromosome 11, fLabMix1.1, whole genome shotgun sequence, a single window of DNA contains:
- the LOC132983434 gene encoding potassium voltage-gated channel subfamily S member 2-like codes for MTGQALGTPCGTAHMEDNAAIRINVGGFKKRLQSNTLSRFPDTRLARLLQCQSKESILELCDDYDDTEKEFYFDRNPALFPYVLNFYNTGRLHVMAELCIFSFSQEIEYWGINEFFIDSCCSSTYHDKKMDQNQEDWDDRSDEASSTSSFDELLEFYSDATKFDKQLLGSTRRRFWLMLDNPGYSVASRIISILSILVVLGSITTMCMNSMTEFSLLDGEGQLKEDPRFETVEHFGIGWFTVELVARFAVAPDLLHFFEHPLNLIDLVSILPFYLTLIINLVVESSPALANLGRVAQVLRLMRIFRILKLARHSTGLRSLGATLRNSYKEVGLLLLYLAVGVSFFSVVAYTVEKEDSEDLSTIPACWWWATVSMTTVGYGDVVPLSIAGKLTASACILAGILVVVLPITLIFNKFSLFYKRQKQLEIAMRSCDFDEGIKEVPSINLRNYYAHKVKSLMASLSNMSRSSPSEHSLNESIH; via the coding sequence ATGACAGGTCAGGCCCTGGGCACACCATGCGGCACGGCTCACATGGAAGACAACGCTGCAATCCGCATCAACGTAGGTGGCTTCAAGAAGCGTCTCCAGTCCAACACCCTCTCTCGGTTTCCCGATACCAGGCTCGCACGTTTGCTTCAATGTCAGTCCAAAGAGTCCATCCTGGAGCTTTGCGACGATTACGACGACACAGAGAAAGAGTTTTACTTCGACAGGAATCCAGCACTCTTCCCCTATGTGTTGAATTTCTACAACACGGGGAGGCTGCATGTCATGGCGGAGCTGTGCATCTTCTCCTTCAGTCAGGAGATCGAGTACTGGGGCATCAACGAGTTCTTTATTGATTCGTGCTGCAGCAGCACCTACCACGATAAGAAAATGGACCAGAACCAGGAGGATTGGGACGACAGGAGCGATGAAGCAAGCAGCACTTCGTCGTTTGATGAACTTTTGGAGTTTTACAGTGACGCAACCAAGTTTGACAAACAGCTGCTTGGGAGCACAAGAAGGCGCTTCTGGTTGATGCTGGACAACCCTGGTTACTCTGTGGCCAGCCGCATCATCAGCATCCTCTCCATCCTGGTAGTGCTTGGCTCCATCACCACTATGTGTATGAACAGCATGACTGAGTTCAGTCTGTTGGACGGTGAGGGGCAACTCAAAGAAGACCCCCGTTTCGAGACTGTGGAACACTTTGGCATTGGCTGGTTCACTGTGGAGCTGGTTGCCAGGTTTGCCGTAGCACCTGATCTTCTTCATTTCTTTGAGCACCCGTTAAATCTGATAGACCTGGTGTCCATACTTCCATTTTACCTGACACTTATTATAAACCTGGTGGTTGAAAGCAGCCCTGCACTAGCTAACCTGGGCCGCGTTGCACAAGTGCTGAGGCTAATGAGGATTTTCCGCATCCTGAAGTTGGCTCGTCACTCGACTGGGCTGCGCTCCCTGGGGGCAACCCTCAGGAACAGCTACAAGGAAGTGGGCCTGCTGCTTCTTTACCTGGCTGTAGGGgtctcctttttctctgtcGTTGCCTACACAGTGGAGAAAGAGGACAGTGAGGATCTCTCCACAATCCCAGCGTGTTGGTGGTGGGCAACAGTCAGCATGACCACCGTCGGGTACGGCGATGTGGTGCCATTGTCCATAGCAGGCAAGCTGACTGCCTCGGCGTGTATCCTTGCTGGGATCTTAGTTGTTGTGCTTCCGATAACACTCATTTTCAATAAATTCTCTCTCTTctacaaaagacaaaaacagctaGAAATTGCAATGCGAAGTTGTGATTTCGATGAGGGGATAAAAGAGGTACCCTCGATCAACCTAAGGAATTATTATGCACACAAAGTTAAGTCCCTCATGGCGAGCTTGTCAAACATGAGCCGGAGTTCACCTAGTGAGCACAGTCTAAATGAGTCAATACACTAA